One Fundulus heteroclitus isolate FHET01 chromosome 11, MU-UCD_Fhet_4.1, whole genome shotgun sequence DNA segment encodes these proteins:
- the LOC105927760 gene encoding gap junction alpha-3 protein: MGEFGELSNLLKKAKKKSTTVGKVWLTVLFVFRIFVLVIAAKEVWGDEQSNFLCDTKQPGCQLACYDYTFPVSHLRFWIMQILIVSTPTLIYLGFLIHQEGKKKKEEDRKVEVLLKGDDLNTQVNSIVDQPSKKDNNGKVPMKGRAWKIYVCNIVFTILFEVVFLVAQYCLYGFGLKLMYPCERWPCLTKVFCYVSRPTEKTLFIIFMLIVALVSLLLNVVEMFIQCRKKEKLKKEIQTNGRILGNRRPLAV, translated from the coding sequence ATGGGAGAGTTTGGCGAGTTGTCGAACCTGCTGAAAAAAGCGAAGAAAAAGTCTACCACTGTGGGCAAAGTCTGGCTCACGGTGCTGTTCGTCTTCCGCATCTTCGTTCTGGTAATAGCTGCTAAAGAAGTGTGGGGTGATGAGCAGTCCAATTTCTTATGTGACACTAAGCAACCTGGCTGTCAACTTGCTTGTTACGACTACACTTTCCCAGTTTCTCATCTCCGCTTCTGGATTATGCAAATACTTATTGTTTCCACGCCAACGCTTATTTATCTGGGCTTCCTCATTCACCAAgaaggcaagaaaaaaaaggaagaagacaGGAAGGTTGAAGTGCTGTTGAAAGGTGATGACCTGAACACCCAAGTCAACAGCATCGTAGATCAACCATCCAAAAAAGACAATAATGGCAAAGTGCCAATGAAAGGTAGAGCCTGGAAAATATATGTCTGTAACATAGTTTTTACGATTCTGTTTGAAGTAGTCTTCCTTGTAGCTCAGTACTGCCTTTATGGATTTGGCCTTAAGCTGATGTACCCCTGTGAGCGTTGGCCCTGCCTCACCAAAGTGTTCTGCTATGTGTCCCGACCTACAGAGAAAACCCTCTTTATCATTTTCATGCTTATAGTAGCTTTAGTGTCTCTGCTACTCAATGTTGTGGAGATGTTCATTCAATGCCgcaagaaagaaaaattaaagaaagaaatacagacaaatgGGAGAATTCTAGGCAATAGGCGTCCACTGGCTGTTTAG